The proteins below come from a single Isoptericola dokdonensis DS-3 genomic window:
- a CDS encoding mannitol dehydrogenase family protein — protein MTDRLHRSTLPGTVPAPVTPASVGIVHLGIGAFHRAHQAVYTEQAARATGDLRWGILGVTQRSASVRDQLRPQGGVYSVLTAGATETSLDLVGAVLDVAWPAEETDRVLATIAEPTTHLVTLTVTEKGYCRTASGALDTDLVAGDLAALRAEHAGDDAADDGPSGAVGLLTRGLAARFRAAAEHADHRPITVLTCDNMVDNGRVLERLVREAVDAALPGAEGDALRAWLAGSVTFPCSMVDRIVPATTAEQRDDVEAALGVRDEGLVVGEPFSQWVVEDRFAGPRPAWEEAGATLTDDVAVWERAKLRLLNGTHSLLAYAGRLAGHETIAEAVEDPAILARARELLFDDALPTLTPPEGADLRAYGESLLVRFANPATGHTTRQVSMDGTQKIPYRWGDTIVERLAAGEVPRGAAYALAAWSEVVRREAVAGRAVDDPRGPEMQRMVAAVGGGSAADARPEDVARALTALAGMLPGGAGLDPRLLDAVAAEVVELAGLEGVGARSVS, from the coding sequence GTGACCGACCGACTGCACCGCTCCACCCTGCCGGGGACCGTCCCGGCGCCCGTGACGCCGGCGTCGGTCGGCATCGTCCACCTCGGGATCGGGGCGTTCCACCGCGCGCACCAGGCCGTCTACACCGAGCAGGCGGCGCGAGCCACGGGCGACCTGCGCTGGGGCATCCTCGGCGTGACGCAGCGCTCCGCCTCCGTGCGCGACCAGCTCCGCCCCCAGGGCGGCGTCTACTCGGTGCTCACCGCCGGTGCGACCGAGACCTCGCTGGACCTCGTCGGAGCCGTGCTCGACGTCGCCTGGCCCGCCGAGGAGACCGACCGCGTCCTCGCGACGATCGCCGAGCCCACCACGCACCTCGTGACCCTGACGGTCACCGAGAAGGGCTACTGCCGGACGGCGTCCGGCGCCCTGGACACCGACCTCGTCGCGGGTGACCTCGCCGCGCTGCGCGCCGAGCACGCCGGGGACGACGCGGCCGACGACGGACCCTCCGGCGCTGTCGGGCTGCTCACCCGCGGCCTCGCCGCCCGCTTCCGCGCCGCCGCCGAGCACGCCGACCACCGGCCGATCACCGTGCTCACCTGCGACAACATGGTCGACAATGGGCGCGTCCTCGAACGTCTCGTCCGCGAGGCCGTCGACGCCGCCCTGCCCGGCGCCGAGGGCGACGCGCTGCGCGCCTGGCTGGCGGGGTCCGTCACGTTCCCCTGCTCGATGGTGGACCGCATCGTGCCCGCCACCACCGCCGAGCAGCGCGACGACGTCGAGGCCGCCCTCGGCGTGCGCGACGAGGGGCTCGTCGTGGGCGAGCCGTTCAGCCAGTGGGTCGTCGAGGACCGCTTCGCCGGGCCGCGACCCGCCTGGGAGGAGGCCGGCGCCACCCTCACCGACGACGTCGCCGTGTGGGAGCGCGCCAAGCTGCGGCTGCTCAACGGCACCCACTCGCTGCTCGCCTACGCCGGGCGGCTCGCCGGGCACGAGACCATCGCCGAGGCCGTCGAGGACCCGGCGATCCTCGCGCGCGCCCGCGAGCTCCTGTTCGACGACGCCCTGCCCACCCTCACCCCGCCCGAGGGCGCCGACCTGCGCGCCTACGGCGAGTCGCTGCTCGTGCGGTTCGCCAACCCCGCCACCGGGCACACCACCCGGCAGGTGTCCATGGACGGCACCCAGAAGATCCCCTACCGCTGGGGCGACACGATCGTCGAGCGGCTCGCCGCCGGCGAGGTCCCGCGCGGCGCCGCCTACGCGCTGGCCGCGTGGTCCGAGGTCGTGCGCCGCGAAGCCGTCGCCGGGCGTGCCGTCGACGACCCCCGCGGGCCCGAGATGCAGCGCATGGTCGCCGCCGTCGGCGGCGGGTCCGCCGCCGACGCCCGCCCCGAGGACGTCGCCCGTGCCCTGACCGCCCTCGCCGGGATGCTGCCCGGCGGGGCCGGGCTCGACCCGCGACTCCTCGACGCCGTCGCCGCCGAGGTCGTCGAGCTCGCCGGGCTGGAGGGCGTCGGCGCGCGCAGCGTCTCCTGA
- a CDS encoding LacI family DNA-binding transcriptional regulator, giving the protein MVTVHDVARVAGVSISTVSRALSDPDRVAPATRQKVRTAADELGYRPNRAASSLRAGRAGAYGLVVPDLANPYFATVAKGAQERARERGYGLFVVDTEENPDLEAEAMHTLGPQTDGVVLCSPRAVDRALAAAEKRPVVLVNHAVDGVAAVGADHAAGMRRAVEHLRALGHHRIAYVGGPSSSWSDQARRAGLAAAAARHDDVEVVELGAFRPQVEGGQAAADLVVATGATAVITFNDLVAVGLVDRLRARRLRVPDDFSVVGCDDSYVASLVDPPLTTLRVDLRALGRAAVDQLVASAPGSPAPHLPPLDVDLVVRSSTAPPTAPPVDRGEP; this is encoded by the coding sequence ATGGTCACCGTGCACGACGTCGCGCGCGTCGCCGGGGTCTCGATCTCCACCGTGTCCCGGGCGCTGTCCGACCCCGACCGGGTCGCCCCCGCCACCCGGCAGAAGGTCCGCACCGCCGCCGACGAGCTCGGCTACCGCCCCAACCGCGCCGCGTCCTCGCTGCGCGCCGGCCGTGCCGGCGCCTACGGGCTCGTCGTGCCCGACCTCGCCAACCCCTACTTCGCGACCGTCGCCAAGGGCGCCCAGGAGCGGGCGCGCGAGCGCGGCTACGGGCTGTTCGTCGTCGACACCGAGGAGAACCCCGACCTCGAGGCCGAGGCCATGCACACCCTCGGCCCGCAGACCGACGGCGTCGTGCTCTGCTCGCCCCGGGCCGTCGACCGCGCGCTCGCCGCCGCCGAGAAGCGGCCCGTCGTGCTCGTCAACCACGCCGTCGACGGCGTCGCCGCCGTCGGCGCCGACCACGCGGCCGGGATGCGCCGCGCCGTCGAGCACCTGCGTGCGCTCGGGCACCACCGGATCGCCTACGTCGGTGGACCGTCCTCCTCGTGGAGCGACCAGGCGCGCCGCGCCGGCCTCGCCGCGGCGGCCGCCCGCCACGACGACGTCGAGGTCGTCGAGCTCGGCGCGTTCCGACCCCAGGTCGAGGGCGGGCAGGCCGCCGCCGACCTCGTCGTCGCGACCGGGGCCACCGCCGTCATCACGTTCAACGACCTCGTCGCCGTCGGGCTCGTCGACCGGCTGCGCGCGCGCCGCCTGCGCGTGCCCGACGACTTCTCCGTCGTCGGCTGCGACGACTCCTACGTCGCCTCCCTCGTCGACCCGCCGCTCACCACCCTGCGCGTCGACCTGCGCGCGCTCGGCCGTGCGGCCGTCGACCAGCTCGTCGCCTCCGCGCCGGGGAGCCCGGCGCCCCACCTGCCGCCGCTGGACGTCGACCTCGTCGTCCGTTCTTCCACGGCCCCGCCCACCGCACCGCCCGTCGACCGAGGAGAACCGTGA
- the uxaC gene encoding glucuronate isomerase, translating to MSEPWTLHPDRALPADPTVRGIAREVYAATKDLPIVSMHGHVPVEWFTQDTSFGDPAQLFVVPDHYLTRMLVSQGETLPRLGVGSTPDEAVETDPREIWRRFCAGWKHFRGTPTRYWLEHAFVEIFGVTQRPSAETADAIYDQVAARIAEPGFRPRALLDTFGIEVIATTDPAWSSLEDHTRLAKDGFGERVLPTFRPDPLLHLDRATWRDEIALLGDAAGTDVTSYAAYLDALRTQRQKFVEAGARATDHGHLWADTTPLDDAEAVRIFDAALAGTVTADEARVFSGHMLFQMAAMSAEDGLVMQLHPGVLRDHASAPFQAFGPDKGYDIPVVTEFTHSLRPVLDAFGHHPNFRMLAFTVDEDVYSRELGPLAGVYPALKLGAPWWFLDAPEAMRRFRESATETAGFSNMSGFVDDTRAFCSIPARHDLARRIDAGYLARLVAEHRLELDEAVDTAVDLAYRSALASYPRP from the coding sequence GTGAGCGAGCCGTGGACCCTGCACCCCGACCGGGCGCTGCCTGCCGACCCGACCGTCCGCGGCATCGCCCGCGAGGTCTACGCGGCGACGAAGGACCTGCCGATCGTGTCGATGCACGGGCACGTGCCGGTCGAGTGGTTCACGCAGGACACCTCGTTCGGCGACCCGGCACAGCTCTTCGTCGTCCCGGACCACTACCTGACCCGCATGCTCGTCTCCCAGGGCGAGACGCTGCCGCGCCTCGGGGTCGGCTCGACGCCCGACGAGGCCGTGGAGACCGACCCGCGCGAGATCTGGCGTCGGTTCTGCGCGGGCTGGAAGCACTTCCGCGGGACCCCGACCCGGTACTGGCTGGAGCACGCGTTCGTCGAGATCTTCGGCGTGACGCAGCGCCCGTCGGCCGAGACCGCGGACGCGATCTACGACCAGGTCGCCGCCCGCATCGCCGAGCCCGGCTTCCGCCCCCGCGCCCTGCTCGACACGTTCGGCATCGAGGTCATCGCCACGACCGACCCGGCGTGGTCGTCGCTGGAGGACCACACCCGCCTGGCGAAGGACGGCTTCGGCGAGCGCGTGCTGCCGACGTTCCGCCCGGACCCGCTGCTGCACCTGGACCGCGCGACGTGGCGGGACGAGATCGCGCTGCTGGGCGACGCCGCCGGCACGGACGTGACGAGCTACGCCGCCTACCTGGACGCCCTGCGCACCCAGCGCCAGAAGTTCGTCGAGGCCGGCGCGCGCGCCACGGACCACGGCCACCTGTGGGCGGACACCACGCCGCTCGACGACGCGGAGGCCGTCCGCATCTTCGACGCCGCGCTGGCCGGCACCGTCACCGCCGACGAGGCCCGCGTGTTCAGCGGGCACATGCTGTTCCAGATGGCCGCGATGTCCGCCGAGGACGGCCTGGTCATGCAGCTCCACCCGGGCGTGCTGCGCGACCACGCGAGCGCCCCCTTCCAGGCGTTCGGCCCGGACAAGGGCTACGACATCCCCGTCGTCACGGAGTTCACGCACTCGCTGCGCCCGGTGCTCGACGCGTTCGGCCACCACCCGAACTTCCGGATGCTGGCCTTCACGGTCGACGAGGACGTCTACTCGCGCGAGCTCGGTCCGCTGGCCGGCGTCTACCCCGCGCTGAAGCTGGGTGCGCCGTGGTGGTTCCTCGACGCGCCGGAGGCGATGCGCCGGTTCCGCGAGTCCGCGACCGAGACGGCGGGCTTCAGCAACATGAGCGGCTTCGTCGACGACACGCGGGCGTTCTGCTCGATCCCGGCCCGCCACGACCTGGCCCGGCGCATCGACGCCGGCTACCTGGCGCGGCTGGTGGCCGAGCACCGGCTGGAGCTGGACGAGGCCGTGGACACCGCCGTCGACCTGGCGTACCGGTCCGCGCTGGCGTCCTACCCGCGCCCCTGA
- a CDS encoding mannonate dehydratase, with amino-acid sequence MKMGFRWYGEGNDTVTLDHVRQVPGVETIVWSLHHKQAGEVWEQAEIDAEVARITGLTDAARARGITRTFDADVVESVNVHESIKLGRTVLGMGRDEAIDNYRTTIRRLGRAGVKVVCYNFMPVFDWLRTDLWHPLPDGSTALYFEKAVVDRMTPESLIADMEAGSHGLTLPGWEPERLAGFSELNAAYEGGTHEDMYANYQYFLEAVIPVCEEVDVKLGVHPDDPPFDVFGWPRVVSTHDDLARVLALHPSPHHGLTLCLGSFSANPQADAVAAVRTYMDRIHFSHVRNIKHFPNGDFTEVAHRACEGDVDTVGIMTAYAQAGYTGYIRPDHGRHLWDENTTNKPRPGYGLYDRALGIQYLLGVWDAARHGAR; translated from the coding sequence ATGAAGATGGGCTTCCGCTGGTACGGCGAGGGCAACGACACCGTCACGCTCGACCACGTCCGCCAGGTGCCGGGCGTCGAGACCATCGTGTGGAGCCTGCACCACAAGCAGGCCGGCGAGGTCTGGGAGCAGGCCGAGATCGACGCGGAGGTCGCGAGGATCACGGGTCTGACCGATGCCGCCCGGGCGCGCGGGATCACCCGCACCTTCGACGCCGACGTCGTGGAGTCGGTCAACGTGCACGAGTCGATCAAGCTCGGCCGCACCGTGCTGGGCATGGGCCGCGACGAGGCGATCGACAACTACCGCACGACGATCCGCCGTCTCGGCCGGGCCGGGGTGAAGGTGGTCTGCTACAACTTCATGCCCGTCTTCGACTGGCTGCGCACGGACCTGTGGCACCCCCTGCCCGACGGGTCGACGGCCCTGTACTTCGAGAAGGCCGTGGTCGACCGGATGACGCCCGAGAGCCTCATCGCCGACATGGAGGCCGGCTCGCACGGCCTGACCCTGCCCGGCTGGGAGCCGGAGCGTCTCGCCGGGTTCTCCGAGCTGAACGCCGCCTACGAGGGCGGCACCCACGAGGACATGTACGCCAACTACCAGTACTTCCTCGAGGCCGTGATCCCGGTCTGCGAGGAGGTCGACGTCAAGCTCGGCGTGCACCCCGACGACCCGCCCTTCGACGTCTTCGGCTGGCCGCGCGTGGTGTCCACCCACGACGACCTCGCCCGCGTGCTCGCCCTGCACCCGAGCCCGCACCACGGCCTCACCCTGTGCCTGGGCAGCTTCTCCGCGAACCCGCAGGCCGACGCCGTCGCCGCGGTGCGGACGTACATGGACCGCATCCACTTCTCGCACGTGCGCAACATCAAGCACTTCCCGAACGGGGACTTCACCGAGGTCGCGCACCGGGCGTGCGAGGGCGACGTCGACACGGTCGGCATCATGACGGCGTACGCCCAGGCCGGGTACACCGGCTACATCAGACCCGACCACGGCCGCCACCTGTGGGACGAGAACACCACGAACAAGCCGCGCCCCGGCTACGGTCTGTACGACCGCGCGCTGGGCATCCAGTACCTGCTGGGCGTCTGGGACGCCGCCCGGCACGGCGCACGCTGA
- a CDS encoding alpha-glucuronidase, translated as MTFDIDFGTPAPHAAWLPDEAFAAVGTRRLALDAAAPTATDLDRAVLASLVTELDRATGTHGGAVVGAADSPDLVLRLEPGSATSPPDGFTVARTDGRPTVTARTPTGLLHGWFHVVRRGEAAFTGPEGTEQHAPAAALRMLDHWDNVDVHPVMGQVERGYSGGSIFYDAGVVRADLTRVTAYARLLAAVGIDRACINNVNVHAREARLLTDDLPEVARIAAALRPYGVRTHLAVSFAAPMTLGGLPTSDPLDDAVRAWWRDAADRVWAQVPDFGGFVVKADSEGQPGPFAYGRDHADGANLLAEAVAPHDGLVHWRAFVYNHTQDWRDRSTDRARAAFDHFAPLDGRFADNVVVQVKHGPLDFQTREAVSPVLAAMPRTRLALELQVTQEYTGQQRHACYLGPWWSELLRFAPWGADDGTTGGGTRVADVVTGHGPDAAPGVAAAGGGGIAAVSNVGDDRFWTGHPFAQANLYAFGRLTWDPTLDATDLLDEWITLTFPDTSADLRAALHAILDDSWRTYEAYTAPLGVGFMVRPGHHYGPDVDGYEYTPWGTYHFADRDGIGVDRTRATGTGYTGQYPAPWRDVYESLETCPDDLLLFFHHVPYTHVLHSGVTVIQHVYDTHFAGVEQVEAMVARWEEVAAEVPDDVARRVRERLAEQLRSAVEWRDQVNTYFLRKSGIPDARGRTIY; from the coding sequence GTGACCTTCGACATCGATTTCGGCACCCCGGCCCCGCACGCCGCGTGGCTCCCCGACGAAGCGTTCGCCGCCGTCGGGACCCGTCGCCTCGCGCTGGACGCCGCGGCGCCCACCGCGACCGACCTCGACCGGGCGGTCCTCGCCTCGCTCGTCACCGAGCTCGACCGGGCGACCGGCACCCACGGCGGTGCCGTCGTCGGCGCCGCGGACTCCCCCGACCTCGTCCTGCGCCTCGAGCCCGGCTCGGCCACCAGCCCGCCCGACGGGTTCACGGTGGCCCGCACCGACGGTCGGCCGACCGTCACGGCCAGGACCCCCACCGGCCTGCTCCACGGCTGGTTCCACGTCGTGCGGCGGGGCGAGGCGGCGTTCACCGGCCCGGAGGGCACGGAGCAGCACGCCCCGGCCGCCGCGCTGCGGATGCTGGACCACTGGGACAACGTCGACGTGCACCCGGTGATGGGGCAGGTGGAGCGCGGGTACTCCGGCGGTTCGATCTTCTACGACGCCGGGGTGGTTCGCGCCGACCTCACGCGCGTCACCGCGTACGCGCGGCTGCTCGCCGCCGTCGGCATCGACCGCGCCTGCATCAACAACGTCAACGTGCACGCTCGCGAGGCGCGGCTGCTCACCGACGACCTGCCCGAGGTCGCCCGCATCGCCGCCGCCCTGCGCCCGTACGGGGTCCGCACCCATCTCGCGGTGAGCTTCGCCGCGCCGATGACGCTCGGCGGGCTGCCGACGTCCGACCCGCTGGACGACGCCGTCCGCGCCTGGTGGCGCGACGCCGCCGACCGGGTGTGGGCGCAGGTCCCGGACTTCGGCGGGTTCGTCGTCAAGGCGGACTCCGAGGGCCAGCCCGGACCCTTCGCGTACGGGCGGGACCACGCCGACGGCGCGAACCTGCTGGCCGAGGCCGTCGCTCCGCACGACGGGCTCGTGCACTGGCGGGCCTTCGTCTACAACCACACGCAGGACTGGCGCGACCGGTCGACGGACCGCGCACGCGCCGCCTTCGACCACTTCGCGCCGCTCGACGGCCGCTTCGCGGACAACGTGGTCGTGCAGGTCAAGCACGGCCCGCTCGACTTCCAGACCCGCGAGGCGGTCTCCCCCGTGCTCGCCGCGATGCCGCGCACGCGCCTCGCGCTCGAGCTCCAGGTCACCCAGGAGTACACGGGTCAGCAGCGGCACGCCTGCTACCTCGGGCCGTGGTGGAGCGAGCTCCTGCGGTTCGCGCCGTGGGGCGCCGACGACGGCACGACCGGTGGCGGCACGCGCGTCGCGGACGTCGTCACCGGGCACGGGCCGGACGCCGCACCGGGCGTCGCCGCGGCCGGGGGCGGCGGGATCGCCGCGGTGTCGAACGTGGGCGACGACCGGTTCTGGACCGGCCACCCGTTCGCGCAGGCCAACCTGTACGCGTTCGGGCGCCTCACCTGGGACCCGACGCTGGATGCGACCGACCTGCTCGACGAGTGGATCACGCTGACGTTCCCCGACACCTCGGCCGACCTGCGGGCCGCGCTGCACGCGATCCTCGACGACTCGTGGCGCACCTACGAGGCGTACACGGCGCCGCTGGGCGTCGGCTTCATGGTGCGGCCGGGCCACCACTACGGGCCGGACGTCGACGGCTACGAGTACACGCCCTGGGGCACCTACCACTTCGCCGACCGTGACGGCATCGGCGTGGACCGCACCCGCGCCACGGGCACGGGGTACACCGGCCAGTACCCGGCACCGTGGCGGGACGTCTACGAGTCGCTCGAGACCTGCCCGGACGACCTGCTGCTGTTCTTCCACCACGTGCCGTACACGCACGTGCTGCACAGCGGCGTCACCGTGATCCAGCACGTCTACGACACGCACTTCGCGGGTGTCGAGCAGGTCGAGGCGATGGTCGCGCGGTGGGAAGAGGTCGCCGCCGAGGTGCCGGACGACGTCGCGCGGCGCGTCCGCGAGCGCCTCGCCGAGCAGCTGCGGTCCGCCGTCGAGTGGCGCGACCAGGTGAACACGTACTTCCTGCGCAAGTCCGGGATCCCCGACGCCCGTGGGCGGACGATCTACTGA
- a CDS encoding cellulase family glycosylhydrolase codes for MKTRLDTSSGAAPAPDVRDEGHTRMRHLRRTPAVAVATATLLALTATAASAGPGHGDRHRPDRPGKTLTAEQTVEAMQPGWNLGNSFDAVGADETAWGNPVVTREQIAAVADEGFHSIRIPVTWGQHQGPAPDHTIDPDFLDRVEEVVDWALEEDLYVLLNVHHDSWMWTNAMPSDPAGVTAQFTATWEQLADRFADHPAELTFESLNEPQFAGVDDDAGDALLHDLNVAFHDVVRSSGGHNDDRLLVLPTLHTNAAQERLDALDATIDGLDDPQIAATIHYYGYWPFSVNVAGGYRYDDVARADMTGTFDRVQATFIDQGVPVILGEYGLLGFDRHTGTIEQGEKLKFFEMFGAEARAAGVTTMLWDNGQHLDRTTFAWQDPELFAQIESSWRTRSGTASTDQVFVRPGAVEPQTITLEKHGTRFHGLWIDRRPLLPVLDYRVRGDQVTLTKRLLHRLTDDAHGPQAELTARFTRGVPWDVEVIVADTPVLADATGTTDDFGIPTEFRGDRLATMEATYADGSAAGPHSWTTYKEFDAAFVPDEAAGEIVLRPAFFAEVRDGEPVHLTFHFWSGDTVEYTVTRSGDTVTGQVG; via the coding sequence ATGAAGACGCGTCTCGACACCTCCAGCGGCGCCGCCCCGGCGCCGGACGTGCGCGACGAAGGGCACACCCGCATGAGGCATCTCCGCAGAACCCCGGCCGTCGCCGTCGCGACGGCGACGCTCCTCGCACTGACCGCCACCGCGGCGTCCGCGGGCCCCGGCCACGGCGACCGCCACCGGCCGGACCGCCCCGGCAAGACCCTCACCGCCGAGCAGACGGTCGAGGCGATGCAGCCCGGCTGGAACCTCGGCAACTCGTTCGACGCCGTCGGCGCGGACGAGACCGCGTGGGGCAACCCCGTGGTGACGCGCGAGCAGATCGCCGCGGTCGCCGACGAGGGGTTCCACTCGATCCGCATCCCGGTGACGTGGGGCCAGCACCAGGGCCCGGCACCGGACCACACGATCGACCCGGACTTCCTCGACCGCGTGGAGGAGGTCGTCGACTGGGCGCTGGAGGAGGACCTGTACGTCCTGCTCAACGTGCACCACGACTCGTGGATGTGGACGAACGCGATGCCGAGCGACCCCGCGGGCGTCACCGCGCAGTTCACCGCCACCTGGGAGCAGCTCGCCGACCGGTTCGCGGACCACCCCGCCGAGCTCACGTTCGAGTCGCTCAACGAGCCGCAGTTCGCCGGGGTCGACGACGACGCGGGCGACGCGCTGCTGCACGACCTCAACGTCGCGTTCCACGACGTCGTCCGTTCCTCGGGCGGCCACAACGACGACCGCCTGCTGGTCCTGCCCACCCTGCACACCAACGCGGCCCAGGAGCGCCTCGACGCCCTCGACGCGACGATCGACGGCCTCGACGACCCGCAGATCGCCGCCACGATCCACTACTACGGCTACTGGCCGTTCAGCGTGAACGTCGCGGGCGGCTACCGGTACGACGACGTCGCGCGCGCCGACATGACGGGCACCTTCGACCGGGTGCAGGCCACGTTCATCGACCAGGGCGTCCCCGTGATCCTCGGCGAGTACGGCCTGCTCGGGTTCGACCGGCACACCGGCACCATCGAGCAGGGCGAGAAGCTGAAGTTCTTCGAGATGTTCGGCGCCGAGGCCCGGGCGGCCGGGGTGACCACCATGCTCTGGGACAACGGCCAGCACCTGGACCGCACCACGTTCGCGTGGCAGGACCCGGAGCTGTTCGCCCAGATCGAGTCGTCCTGGCGGACCCGTTCCGGCACCGCGTCCACCGACCAGGTGTTCGTCCGCCCCGGCGCCGTCGAGCCGCAGACGATCACGCTCGAGAAGCACGGCACGCGGTTCCACGGCCTGTGGATCGACCGGCGGCCGCTGCTGCCCGTGCTCGACTACCGCGTGCGGGGCGACCAGGTCACCCTGACGAAGCGGCTGCTGCACCGCCTCACCGACGACGCGCACGGCCCGCAGGCCGAGCTCACCGCCCGGTTCACCCGCGGCGTGCCGTGGGACGTCGAGGTGATCGTGGCGGACACCCCGGTGCTCGCCGACGCCACCGGCACCACCGACGACTTCGGGATCCCCACGGAGTTCCGCGGCGACCGTCTCGCCACGATGGAGGCCACCTACGCCGACGGTTCCGCCGCCGGCCCGCACTCGTGGACCACGTACAAGGAGTTCGACGCGGCATTCGTCCCCGACGAGGCGGCCGGCGAGATCGTCCTGCGCCCCGCGTTCTTCGCGGAGGTCCGTGACGGCGAGCCCGTCCACCTGACGTTCCACTTCTGGAGCGGCGACACCGTGGAGTACACGGTGACGCGGTCCGGCGACACCGTCACCGGCCAGGTCGGCTGA
- a CDS encoding beta-galactosidase, with the protein MSEHRTPQIRYGGDYNPEQWPREVWEADYAAFDEAAIDTLTLNVFSWATLQPDADTYDFTQLDEIVERAVAGGRDVVLATSTGALPPWLAHAHPEVCRTDFQGRRHVYGQRHNACPSSPVYRRLSAELAGRVAERYAGTPGLVAWHVGNEYGGFDGGCWCDLCGAGFRDWLRERYGTLDRLNEAWNATFWSHTFTDFEQVVPPNMLSEHWRGPDHTAFQGITLDYRRFMSEAMLANYRDEKERIREHDATTPVTTNFMGMFRPIDYHRWAADLDVASWDNYPPGQREHARMALAHDLMRGLKDGAPFWVMEQTPTITASRDVNPVKRPGVLRLWSWQAVAHGADAVLYFQMRQSKGACEKYHGAVLDHAGRTDTRSFREVAALGAELRDLGDAVLGARTPARVAVLFDWDSWWAAEMTDGFNRHARYVDTVLGYYRALWNAGAQLDVVPVTADLTGYDVVVAPMLHLLRGDVVARLEEVAARGGTVLSSFWAGRVDEDSNAYLMDAPGPLGPLFGIRVEETDSAEPGVVHPVHLTGPDGDLTAGAGLVFEVLVPEGAEVVGTYGAEFYAGTPAVTRHTFGDGEAWYVATGLDDAGLAHVVRRVLDRHGLVGPYADADDVELAVRATDGRRFAFVLNHATEVREVAAHASGTDLLSGRRVEAGETLRLEPTDVVVLQED; encoded by the coding sequence GTGTCCGAGCACCGCACGCCGCAGATCCGCTACGGCGGCGACTACAACCCCGAGCAGTGGCCGCGCGAGGTCTGGGAGGCCGACTACGCCGCGTTCGACGAGGCCGCGATCGACACGCTCACCCTCAACGTGTTCTCGTGGGCGACCCTCCAGCCGGACGCCGACACCTACGACTTCACGCAGCTCGACGAGATCGTGGAGCGGGCCGTCGCGGGTGGCCGCGACGTCGTCCTGGCGACGTCCACCGGGGCGCTGCCGCCGTGGCTGGCGCACGCCCACCCGGAGGTGTGCCGCACGGACTTCCAGGGGCGTCGGCACGTGTACGGCCAGCGGCACAACGCGTGCCCGAGCTCGCCGGTGTACCGGCGGCTGTCCGCGGAGCTCGCCGGGCGCGTCGCCGAGCGGTACGCCGGGACCCCCGGACTGGTGGCGTGGCACGTCGGCAACGAGTACGGCGGGTTCGACGGCGGCTGCTGGTGCGACCTGTGCGGCGCCGGGTTCCGCGACTGGCTGCGCGAGCGCTACGGCACCCTCGACCGGCTCAACGAGGCGTGGAACGCGACGTTCTGGTCGCACACGTTCACCGACTTCGAGCAGGTCGTCCCGCCGAACATGCTGTCCGAGCACTGGCGCGGCCCCGATCACACGGCGTTCCAGGGCATCACGCTGGACTACCGCCGGTTCATGTCCGAGGCGATGCTCGCGAACTACCGGGACGAGAAGGAGCGGATCCGCGAGCACGACGCCACCACCCCCGTCACCACGAACTTCATGGGGATGTTCCGCCCGATCGACTACCACCGGTGGGCCGCGGACCTCGACGTCGCGAGCTGGGACAACTACCCGCCCGGGCAGCGGGAGCACGCCCGGATGGCGCTCGCCCACGACCTCATGCGGGGCCTGAAGGACGGCGCCCCGTTCTGGGTGATGGAGCAGACGCCCACCATCACGGCGTCGCGCGACGTCAACCCGGTCAAGCGTCCCGGGGTGCTGCGGCTCTGGTCGTGGCAGGCGGTCGCGCACGGCGCCGACGCCGTCCTGTACTTCCAGATGCGTCAGTCGAAGGGCGCCTGCGAGAAGTACCACGGCGCCGTCCTCGACCACGCGGGCCGCACCGACACGCGGTCGTTCCGGGAGGTGGCGGCGCTCGGCGCGGAGCTGCGCGACCTCGGTGACGCCGTCCTCGGCGCCCGCACCCCGGCCCGCGTCGCGGTGCTCTTCGACTGGGACTCCTGGTGGGCCGCCGAGATGACCGACGGCTTCAACCGGCACGCCCGGTACGTGGACACCGTCCTCGGGTACTACCGGGCCCTGTGGAACGCCGGGGCGCAGCTCGACGTCGTCCCCGTGACCGCCGACCTCACCGGCTACGACGTCGTCGTCGCGCCCATGCTGCACCTCCTCCGGGGGGACGTCGTGGCACGGCTGGAGGAGGTCGCCGCCCGCGGCGGCACGGTGCTGTCGTCGTTCTGGGCAGGCCGGGTCGACGAGGACTCCAACGCCTACCTCATGGACGCCCCCGGGCCGCTCGGCCCGCTGTTCGGCATCCGGGTCGAGGAGACGGACTCCGCCGAGCCCGGCGTCGTCCACCCCGTCCACCTCACCGGCCCCGACGGCGACCTCACCGCCGGGGCGGGCCTCGTGTTCGAGGTCCTCGTCCCCGAGGGCGCCGAGGTCGTCGGCACGTACGGCGCCGAGTTCTACGCGGGCACGCCGGCCGTCACGCGGCACACGTTCGGCGACGGGGAGGCCTGGTACGTCGCCACCGGGCTCGACGACGCCGGGCTCGCGCACGTCGTGCGGCGCGTGCTGGACCGCCACGGGCTCGTCGGCCCGTACGCCGACGCCGACGACGTCGAGCTCGCCGTCCGCGCCACGGACGGCCGGCGGTTCGCGTTCGTGCTCAACCACGCCACCGAGGTCCGGGAGGTCGCCGCGCACGCGTCCGGCACCGACCTGCTCTCCGGGCGGCGCGTCGAGGCGGGGGAGACGCTCCGACTCGAGCCGACCGACGTCGTCGTGCTCCAGGAGGACTGA